A portion of the Candidatus Limnocylindria bacterium genome contains these proteins:
- a CDS encoding class I SAM-dependent methyltransferase, whose protein sequence is MGISSAVDWFGGEVNAAQAERLAALYDLDAPHGPAAAIDWFRAIARRTGGPVLELGCGTGRVAIPLAQDGHEVVGLDRSPAMLARAERHARREGVTLRLVEGDMRSFSLSDAFPLIAIPFNTFLMLAPGDRWACLARVREHLAPTGLLAVDCFQPDPEHIVGHDGTVREEWTRHDPESGRDVTKFSSSRANVDQVDLRWWFEELDDDGHITRWQRATTLNYMYRREAELTFSAAGFELEALHGDYDGSPAGSASPKLLVVARRRERGAGRERRG, encoded by the coding sequence ATGGGCATCAGCAGCGCCGTTGACTGGTTCGGCGGTGAGGTGAATGCGGCGCAAGCGGAGCGGCTCGCCGCGCTCTACGACCTTGACGCGCCCCACGGGCCGGCCGCGGCGATCGACTGGTTCCGCGCGATCGCGCGCCGCACCGGTGGCCCGGTCCTCGAGCTCGGCTGCGGCACCGGACGCGTCGCGATACCGCTGGCGCAGGACGGCCACGAGGTGGTCGGGCTGGACCGGTCGCCGGCGATGCTCGCGCGCGCCGAGCGGCACGCGCGGCGTGAGGGCGTGACGCTCCGGCTCGTCGAAGGCGACATGCGCTCGTTCTCGCTCTCCGACGCGTTCCCGCTCATCGCGATCCCCTTCAACACCTTCCTGATGCTCGCGCCCGGCGACCGCTGGGCGTGCCTCGCACGCGTTCGGGAGCACCTCGCGCCGACCGGTCTCCTCGCGGTGGACTGCTTCCAGCCGGACCCGGAGCACATCGTCGGTCACGACGGCACGGTCCGAGAAGAATGGACGCGACACGATCCGGAGAGCGGTCGCGACGTGACGAAGTTCTCGAGCTCGCGCGCGAACGTGGATCAGGTCGACCTGCGGTGGTGGTTCGAAGAGCTCGATGACGATGGCCACATCACGCGCTGGCAGCGCGCCACCACTCTGAACTACATGTATCGACGCGAGGCCGAGCTGACGTTCTCGGCCGCGGGCTTCGAGCTCGAGGCGCTGCACGGTGACTACGACGGTTCGCCGGCGGGCAGCGCGTCACCGAAGCTGCTCGTCGTCGCGCGCCGGCGAGAACGGGGCGCCGGCCGCGAGCGCAGAGGGTGA
- a CDS encoding DUF1611 domain-containing protein, protein MTEPRVAILAEGLFTRMTAKTAIGVLRYARYQIVAVVDSTRAGTDAADHVGIGRGVPVVATVDDAIARGADVLLIGTAAAGGQIPDAYRPLLARALERGLSVWSGLHERVLSDRRLAESAKRGNASVRELREPPAELPIGGHRRPRDGATVVLTVGSDAAVGKMTASLEIVAALRRLGEKAAFVATGQTGIAIAGEGISVDAVVADFIAGAAEKMVCEAAEHADWVIVEGQGSLTHPGFSGVTLGLLHGAGPELMVLCHHATRRSMKGYDDTGLPLRSLRELVQIYEDAAAWRRPPGYPPARVVAVALNTGDLVSSDPPDLALQWIQGAAAATKLPAADPIREGTAGADRLARALIDARGRGAVTRTS, encoded by the coding sequence GTGACCGAGCCGCGCGTCGCGATCCTCGCGGAGGGCCTCTTCACGCGGATGACCGCGAAGACCGCGATCGGCGTGCTGCGCTACGCGCGCTATCAGATCGTCGCGGTCGTCGATTCGACGCGCGCGGGCACCGACGCCGCGGATCACGTCGGCATCGGCCGCGGCGTGCCGGTCGTCGCGACCGTCGATGACGCGATCGCTCGGGGCGCGGACGTGCTGCTCATCGGCACGGCAGCCGCCGGCGGGCAGATCCCCGACGCGTACCGACCGCTGCTAGCGCGGGCGCTCGAGCGCGGGTTATCTGTCTGGAGCGGACTCCACGAGCGCGTGCTGAGCGACCGGCGCCTCGCGGAGTCGGCGAAGCGAGGGAACGCGTCGGTCCGTGAGCTGCGCGAGCCGCCGGCGGAGCTGCCGATCGGTGGGCATCGCCGCCCGCGCGACGGTGCGACGGTCGTGCTCACCGTGGGCTCGGACGCCGCAGTCGGGAAGATGACCGCATCGCTGGAGATCGTCGCCGCGCTGCGCCGGCTGGGCGAGAAGGCGGCGTTCGTCGCGACCGGCCAGACGGGGATCGCGATCGCGGGTGAGGGCATCTCGGTCGATGCGGTCGTGGCCGACTTCATCGCGGGCGCCGCTGAGAAGATGGTCTGCGAGGCGGCCGAGCACGCGGACTGGGTCATCGTGGAGGGCCAGGGCTCGCTCACGCATCCGGGTTTCTCCGGCGTGACGCTCGGTCTGCTGCACGGCGCGGGGCCCGAACTGATGGTGCTGTGCCACCACGCGACGCGCCGATCGATGAAGGGGTACGACGACACCGGACTTCCACTCCGGTCGCTGCGCGAGCTCGTCCAGATCTACGAGGATGCCGCCGCGTGGCGAAGACCGCCGGGCTATCCGCCCGCGCGGGTCGTCGCGGTCGCCCTCAATACCGGGGATCTGGTGTCCTCGGACCCGCCGGACCTGGCTCTTCAGTGGATCCAGGGCGCAGCCGCCGCGACGAAGCTTCCGGCAGCCGACCCGATCCGCGAGGGCACCGCGGGCGCCGACCGCCTCGCGCGCGCGCTCATCGACGCGCGCGGCCGCGGCGCGGTGACGCGGACGTCGTGA
- a CDS encoding D-aminoacylase — MSDLLIRGGVVVDGTGAPGMRADVAVTDGRITDVGDAAGRRATRMIDARDRVVAPGFIDIHSHSDNTVFVNDAFESALHMGVTLVVCGNCGGSSAPVSGLAAEELDRALAVLEVRRTWSTFAEYADACDEARPAINLCSYVGHGTLRKCVMGAAAREPSHGELDAMRMLLARAMDEGAIGLASGLIYPPSAYGTTDELAALCAVVQEKGGLYASHIRNEGDRLLEAVDENLEIGRRSRVRVQLSHHKASGPKNWGRVKESTAKIEAARGAGMEVQADQYPYTASSTGLAVTIPNWVHEGGRLAMCERLKDPAVRARIRDEYVETGRNWDRIVIARARRRPEWSGRTVADIAREVEQDPLEWTCDALVEHEGDVQIVHHSMYEDDVRYVMAKPYVAIGSDSSANAPYGPLSFGKPHPRSYGTFPRVLGRYARDEHVLGLEDAVRKMTSLTARHLRLADRGEIRVGAWADLVVFDPRRVADTATYDDPHRYPAGIEHVVVNGEVALDAGETAPGRSGRFLRLGRDLGGA; from the coding sequence GTGAGCGACCTCCTCATTCGCGGCGGGGTCGTGGTCGATGGCACCGGCGCGCCGGGGATGCGGGCGGACGTGGCGGTCACCGATGGGCGCATCACGGATGTCGGCGATGCGGCCGGTCGGCGGGCGACGCGGATGATCGACGCGCGCGACCGAGTGGTCGCGCCCGGGTTCATCGACATCCACTCGCATTCCGACAACACGGTCTTCGTGAACGACGCGTTCGAGAGCGCGCTGCACATGGGCGTGACGCTCGTCGTGTGCGGGAACTGCGGCGGCTCATCGGCGCCGGTGTCTGGTCTCGCGGCCGAAGAGCTCGACCGCGCGCTTGCCGTGCTCGAGGTGCGGCGGACGTGGTCGACCTTTGCCGAGTACGCGGACGCCTGCGACGAGGCGCGGCCCGCGATCAACCTCTGCTCGTACGTGGGTCACGGCACGCTCCGGAAGTGCGTGATGGGTGCCGCGGCGCGCGAACCCAGCCACGGCGAGCTCGACGCGATGCGCATGCTCCTCGCCCGGGCGATGGATGAAGGCGCGATCGGCCTTGCCTCTGGCCTTATCTATCCGCCGAGCGCGTACGGCACCACCGACGAGCTCGCGGCCCTGTGCGCCGTCGTCCAGGAGAAGGGCGGCCTGTACGCCAGCCACATCCGCAACGAGGGCGATCGCCTGCTCGAGGCGGTCGACGAGAATCTCGAGATCGGGCGCCGCTCGCGGGTGCGCGTCCAGCTGTCGCACCACAAGGCGTCGGGTCCGAAGAACTGGGGCAGGGTCAAGGAATCGACCGCGAAGATCGAAGCGGCGCGCGGTGCCGGCATGGAGGTCCAGGCCGACCAGTACCCGTATACGGCGTCCTCGACCGGCCTCGCGGTGACGATCCCGAACTGGGTGCACGAGGGTGGACGGCTCGCGATGTGCGAGCGCCTCAAGGACCCCGCGGTGCGCGCGCGGATCCGCGATGAGTACGTTGAGACGGGCCGCAACTGGGATCGCATCGTCATCGCGCGTGCGCGCCGGCGACCTGAGTGGAGCGGTCGCACGGTCGCGGATATCGCGCGCGAGGTGGAGCAGGATCCGCTGGAATGGACCTGCGATGCGCTCGTCGAGCACGAGGGCGACGTCCAGATCGTGCACCACTCGATGTATGAGGACGATGTGCGCTATGTCATGGCGAAGCCCTACGTCGCGATCGGCAGCGACTCGTCGGCGAACGCGCCATACGGTCCGCTTTCGTTCGGCAAGCCGCACCCACGCTCGTACGGCACCTTCCCGCGGGTGCTCGGGCGGTATGCGCGCGACGAGCACGTCCTGGGGCTCGAGGACGCGGTGCGCAAGATGACGTCGCTGACGGCAAGGCACCTTCGGCTCGCGGACCGCGGTGAGATACGGGTCGGCGCGTGGGCGGATCTCGTCGTGTTCGACCCGCGGCGCGTTGCGGACACCGCGACCTACGACGACCCGCACCGCTATCCGGCGGGCATCGAGCACGTCGTCGTGAATGGAGAGGTCGCGCTGGACGCGGGCGAGACCGCGCCGGGTCGCAGCGGACGCTTCCTCCGCCTCGGCCGGGATCTGGGAGGCGCGTGA
- a CDS encoding M20 family metallopeptidase, producing MDTAELKARVAERVEARAGALDELALRIHERPELAYEERFASSALADQLTREGATVTRGAGGVETAFAAEVGTGAPVVAILGEYDALPGVGHACGHNLMGTAASLAFLALRDIAPDLRGRVRVVGCPAEERGNGKVKLIRAGVFSDVDAALMYHPGDTDEIDPLMLAMVTLEVEFMGKAAHAAAEPDQGRNALDAVMLAWTALSALRLTVRSDSRFHGIITDGGKAANIIPDRAAATFMVRSPDNTYLQELRRRVLACFEGAATATGCELRATWSDVCETVSTNRPLADAFAANAKTLGRQMKPRRPGDTHGSTDMGNVTSIVPGIHPFLSITDGPVPGHSVEFAAAARTPQALETMHVAAKALAMTAIDVLRDDKLRIRAREAFDGHQQRR from the coding sequence TGGCCGAGCGCGTCGAGGCGCGCGCGGGTGCGCTCGACGAGCTCGCGCTGCGCATCCACGAACGGCCCGAGCTCGCGTATGAGGAGCGCTTCGCGTCGAGTGCGCTTGCCGACCAGCTGACGCGCGAGGGCGCGACGGTCACGCGCGGCGCCGGCGGGGTCGAGACCGCCTTTGCCGCGGAGGTCGGGACCGGTGCGCCGGTGGTCGCGATCCTCGGCGAGTACGACGCGCTGCCCGGCGTGGGCCACGCCTGCGGTCACAACTTGATGGGCACCGCGGCGAGCCTCGCGTTCCTCGCGCTGCGTGACATCGCACCCGATCTGCGCGGTCGCGTGCGGGTCGTCGGGTGCCCGGCCGAGGAGCGCGGCAACGGCAAGGTGAAGCTGATCCGCGCGGGCGTGTTCTCCGATGTCGACGCCGCGCTCATGTATCACCCCGGCGACACCGATGAGATCGACCCGCTCATGCTGGCGATGGTCACGCTCGAGGTCGAATTCATGGGCAAGGCGGCGCACGCCGCGGCCGAGCCGGATCAGGGACGAAACGCGCTCGACGCCGTGATGCTCGCGTGGACGGCGCTCTCGGCGCTCCGCCTCACGGTCCGCAGCGATTCGCGCTTCCACGGGATCATCACCGACGGCGGCAAGGCGGCGAACATCATTCCGGACCGCGCTGCCGCCACGTTCATGGTCCGATCGCCGGACAACACGTATCTGCAAGAGCTCCGTCGCCGCGTCCTCGCGTGTTTCGAGGGCGCGGCCACGGCCACGGGTTGCGAGCTCCGCGCGACCTGGAGTGACGTGTGCGAGACGGTGAGCACGAACCGACCGCTCGCCGACGCGTTCGCCGCGAACGCGAAGACCCTTGGACGCCAGATGAAACCACGGCGGCCGGGAGACACGCACGGGTCGACCGACATGGGGAACGTCACCAGCATCGTGCCGGGGATCCATCCGTTCCTGTCGATCACGGACGGGCCGGTCCCGGGGCATTCCGTAGAGTTCGCGGCTGCCGCACGTACACCGCAGGCGCTCGAGACGATGCACGTCGCGGCGAAGGCGCTCGCGATGACCGCGATCGATGTGCTTCGCGACGACAAGCTGCGCATCCGCGCGAGGGAGGCGTTCGATGGGCATCAGCAGCGCCGTTGA